The following are encoded in a window of Lacinutrix sp. WUR7 genomic DNA:
- a CDS encoding exo-beta-N-acetylmuramidase NamZ domain-containing protein, which produces MRFNVFKNTVLLFVLVLISCGSKAKSEASSSNMEVMAKNEILLQGQQDSIQQIISKELILGANQTEAYLPLLNGKRVGIVANQTSVIFKGNKNEIATSQKAPRNDTYTHLVDSLIALKVDVKKVFAPEHGFRGTADAGEVVKDGIDTKTGLPIVSLYGKNKKPSVEQLKDLDLVIFDIQDVGARFYTYISSLHYVMAACAEANIPVLILDRPNPNGHYIDGPILEMEHKSFVGMHPIPVVHGMTIAEYAKMINGEKWLEHGVQCDITVIAMQNYTHDTVYELPIKPSPNLPNAKSINLYPSLCFFEGTNVSAGRGTDKQFQIFGSPFLDTEMFPYTYTFTPKPNEGSKYPKHENKVCYGMDLSTSKYLSRLDLNYIIEAYQATEKKETFFNNFFTKLAGTRKLQKQIENQHTAYEIKKTWVKGLATYNAMRQAYLLYK; this is translated from the coding sequence ATGCGATTTAATGTTTTCAAAAATACAGTTTTATTATTTGTTTTGGTATTAATTTCTTGCGGAAGTAAGGCAAAATCTGAAGCTAGCAGTTCTAATATGGAAGTTATGGCTAAAAACGAGATCCTTCTACAAGGGCAGCAGGATAGCATACAGCAGATTATTAGCAAAGAATTAATTCTTGGTGCAAATCAAACCGAAGCCTATTTACCTTTACTAAACGGAAAACGTGTTGGTATTGTTGCCAATCAGACTAGTGTGATATTTAAAGGTAACAAGAATGAGATTGCCACGTCGCAAAAAGCTCCTCGCAATGACACATACACACACCTTGTAGATTCTTTAATCGCATTAAAAGTGGATGTAAAAAAAGTATTTGCTCCAGAGCATGGTTTTCGAGGAACTGCGGATGCTGGGGAAGTAGTTAAAGATGGTATAGATACCAAAACAGGATTACCAATTGTTTCGCTATATGGTAAAAACAAAAAGCCTTCAGTAGAACAGCTTAAGGATTTAGATCTTGTTATTTTTGACATTCAAGATGTTGGCGCACGCTTTTACACCTACATTTCTTCTTTACATTATGTGATGGCAGCTTGTGCAGAAGCTAATATTCCAGTATTGATTTTAGATAGACCAAATCCAAATGGGCATTATATTGATGGTCCTATTTTAGAAATGGAACACAAAAGTTTTGTTGGTATGCATCCTATTCCTGTGGTGCACGGAATGACTATTGCTGAATATGCTAAAATGATTAATGGTGAAAAATGGTTAGAGCATGGTGTACAATGTGATATTACTGTAATTGCAATGCAAAATTACACACACGATACGGTTTACGAATTACCAATTAAACCTTCTCCAAACTTACCTAATGCAAAATCTATAAACTTATATCCTAGCTTATGCTTTTTTGAAGGAACAAACGTAAGTGCTGGTAGAGGAACAGATAAGCAGTTTCAAATATTTGGCAGTCCTTTTTTAGACACTGAAATGTTTCCGTATACTTATACCTTTACACCAAAACCAAACGAAGGATCTAAGTACCCAAAACATGAAAACAAAGTCTGTTATGGTATGGATTTAAGCACTAGTAAGTATTTAAGCAGATTAGACCTTAACTATATTATTGAAGCGTATCAGGCTACAGAAAAAAAGGAAACATTTTTCAACAACTTCTTTACCAAGCTAGCTGGAACTAGAAAACTACAAAAACAAATTGAAAACCAACATACAGCTTACGAGATTAAGAAAACTTGGGTTAAAGGTTTAGCAACTTATAATGCCATGCGACAAGCCTATTTATTGTATAAGTAA